In Janthinobacterium sp. J1-1, a single genomic region encodes these proteins:
- a CDS encoding class I SAM-dependent methyltransferase, which produces MITDQLAQYYATIAQQYERVYDKPERQEDLEVLRDKVADVLEGHTVLELACGTGYWTEVVADAAESVLATDINDEMLALAQARGLPDNVTFAKLDAFNLPDDLAGKFTAVFAGFWWSHVKREDQDKYLKQLRSKLGKDIMLVLIDNSYVDGSSTVIARTDLEGNTHQFRTTDAGERYEVLKNFPSDSHLRKKFAHSAREIRMKRLEYYWLLSCRLK; this is translated from the coding sequence ATGATTACCGATCAGCTTGCCCAATATTACGCCACCATCGCGCAGCAGTACGAGCGCGTCTATGACAAGCCCGAACGCCAGGAGGACCTGGAAGTGTTGCGCGACAAGGTCGCCGACGTGCTGGAAGGCCATACCGTGCTGGAACTGGCCTGCGGCACCGGCTACTGGACCGAGGTGGTTGCCGACGCGGCCGAATCGGTGCTGGCGACCGACATCAACGATGAAATGCTGGCGCTGGCCCAGGCCCGTGGCTTGCCCGACAACGTGACCTTCGCCAAGCTGGACGCATTCAACTTGCCGGACGACCTGGCGGGCAAATTCACTGCCGTGTTCGCCGGTTTCTGGTGGTCGCATGTCAAGCGCGAAGACCAGGACAAATACCTGAAACAGTTGCGCAGCAAGCTGGGCAAGGACATTATGCTGGTGCTGATCGACAATTCCTATGTCGACGGCAGCAGCACCGTCATCGCCCGTACCGACCTGGAAGGCAACACCCACCAGTTCCGCACGACGGACGCGGGCGAGCGCTATGAAGTGCTGAAAAATTTCCCATCGGACAGCCACCTGCGCAAGAAGTTCGCCCATTCCGCGCGCGAGATCCGCATGAAGCGCCTCGAATATTACTGGCTGCTGAGCTGCCGCCTGAAGTAA
- a CDS encoding CysB family HTH-type transcriptional regulator, whose translation MNLHQLRFVREAVRQNYNLTDAAKALFTSQPGVSKAIIELEEELGVDIFTRHGKRIRGLTEPGRLVLESVELVMQEIDSMKRIGKEYAAQDSGSFTIATTHTQARYTLPKVVQAFMIKFPKVRLSLLQGNPRQIAEMVQRDQADLAIATESIAAIDGLITLPCYQWEHVVVVPVDHPLLKSKSVTLEEIAAFPLITYDSAFAGRNKIDHAFVLRGLKPDILLEAIDADVIKTYVELGMGIGIIAGMAFDAERDRGLRAIPVGHLFGMNVSRVAVKQGAYLRSYIYTFIELLTPTLNRKLIEQAMSGDKEHYEL comes from the coding sequence ATGAATCTCCATCAACTGCGCTTCGTGCGCGAAGCGGTTCGGCAGAACTATAATCTGACGGACGCGGCCAAGGCCTTGTTCACTTCGCAACCGGGCGTGTCGAAAGCCATCATCGAGCTGGAAGAAGAGCTGGGCGTCGACATCTTCACGCGCCACGGCAAGCGCATCCGCGGCCTGACGGAGCCGGGCCGCCTGGTGCTCGAATCGGTCGAGCTGGTGATGCAGGAAATCGACAGCATGAAGCGCATCGGCAAGGAATACGCGGCACAGGACAGCGGCAGTTTTACCATTGCCACCACGCACACGCAGGCGCGCTACACCTTGCCCAAGGTGGTGCAGGCGTTCATGATCAAGTTCCCGAAGGTAAGATTGTCCTTGTTGCAAGGCAACCCGCGCCAGATCGCCGAGATGGTACAGCGCGACCAGGCCGATCTCGCCATTGCCACCGAATCGATCGCCGCCATCGACGGCCTGATCACCTTGCCCTGCTATCAATGGGAGCATGTGGTGGTGGTGCCGGTCGATCATCCGCTGCTCAAATCGAAGTCGGTCACGCTGGAGGAAATCGCCGCGTTTCCCCTGATTACCTATGACAGCGCGTTTGCCGGCCGCAACAAGATCGACCACGCTTTCGTGCTGCGCGGCCTGAAACCGGACATCCTGCTGGAGGCCATCGACGCCGACGTGATCAAGACTTATGTCGAGTTGGGCATGGGGATTGGTATCATAGCGGGCATGGCCTTCGACGCCGAGCGCGACCGGGGCTTGCGCGCCATCCCTGTCGGCCACCTGTTCGGCATGAATGTGTCGCGCGTGGCCGTCAAGCAGGGCGCCTATCTGCGCAGCTACATTTACACCTTTATCGAGTTGCTGACCCCCACCCTGAACCGGAAATTGATCGAACAGGCGATGAGCGGCGATAAAGAGCACTACGAACTATAA